A region of Paenibacillus sp. 37 DNA encodes the following proteins:
- the fabD gene encoding ACP S-malonyltransferase, translating to MEKIALLFPGQGSQYVGMGKSFYDQYSIAKQTYEEASDVAGVDLAKLCFEGSLSELNQNENMQPALLATNVAAFRVYMEEVGIRPQFCAGHSMGEYSALVCSGAMTFSDAVQITKLRGAMMQIHIDRGTGSMTIMDGIDASIVEQLCEQYSGEQGVAVVSCYNSPTQAAVSGHQYVLEEIEAAVLDADGQVTPLMSSAPIHSSLMAEDAERLGQELAKYSYNMFKWPVLSNVTGQPYGDVERIPGLLTDQMVKPVQWTRILQYLERFGVTLAIEMGPKNVLNKLTKTNCPDINSLCFGEKAERQKLISMFQSDGKKKKGVPTVITKCLAIAVATPNQNWDEAEYQQGVVQRYKRIQAIQEQVENAGDKPSKEQMIEALELLKGIFETKKLPVKERNQWMNHIIDDTGHHYELAEYLVHEAVGVK from the coding sequence ATGGAAAAAATAGCACTGCTGTTTCCGGGACAAGGTTCTCAGTATGTAGGTATGGGAAAGAGTTTCTATGATCAATATAGCATTGCCAAGCAAACGTATGAGGAAGCGAGTGACGTTGCAGGTGTGGATCTGGCAAAACTATGTTTTGAAGGAAGTTTATCTGAACTGAATCAGAATGAGAACATGCAACCTGCTCTTCTGGCAACGAATGTAGCGGCTTTCAGAGTGTATATGGAAGAAGTGGGGATTCGACCACAATTTTGTGCAGGTCACAGTATGGGTGAATATTCGGCGTTGGTATGTTCAGGTGCCATGACATTTTCCGATGCTGTTCAAATCACCAAATTGCGTGGTGCAATGATGCAGATTCATATTGATCGGGGCACAGGATCAATGACCATTATGGACGGTATTGACGCATCCATTGTGGAGCAACTCTGTGAACAATACAGCGGCGAGCAGGGTGTAGCTGTGGTCTCCTGTTATAATTCGCCAACACAAGCTGCCGTATCCGGTCATCAATACGTACTGGAGGAGATCGAAGCAGCCGTATTGGATGCCGATGGTCAGGTTACTCCCCTAATGTCCAGTGCACCCATTCATAGTTCGCTGATGGCGGAAGATGCAGAGCGGCTCGGTCAAGAACTGGCAAAGTATTCGTACAATATGTTCAAATGGCCGGTACTATCCAATGTTACAGGTCAACCTTATGGTGATGTGGAGCGAATTCCGGGATTGCTGACAGATCAGATGGTCAAACCTGTGCAATGGACACGGATTCTTCAATACCTTGAGCGTTTCGGTGTCACACTTGCCATCGAAATGGGACCCAAAAATGTATTGAATAAATTGACTAAAACGAACTGTCCTGATATCAATTCGCTCTGCTTTGGTGAAAAAGCGGAACGTCAAAAATTGATCAGCATGTTTCAATCGGATGGCAAGAAGAAAAAAGGAGTACCCACAGTCATAACTAAATGTTTAGCCATTGCAGTGGCAACGCCGAACCAGAATTGGGATGAAGCAGAGTATCAACAAGGTGTTGTTCAGCGTTACAAACGAATCCAGGCAATTCAGGAGCAGGTTGAAAATGCGGGGGACAAACCCTCAAAAGAGCAAATGATAGAAGCGTTGGAACTGCTCAAGGGCATCTTTGAAACTAAAAAGTTACCTGTTAAAGAAAGAAATCAGTGGATGAATCATATCATTGATGATACTGGACATCACTACGAACTGGCTGAGTATCTGGTACACGAAGCTGTCGGCGTAAAGTGA